The following coding sequences are from one Clostridioides difficile ATCC 9689 = DSM 1296 window:
- the dapA gene encoding 4-hydroxy-tetrahydrodipicolinate synthase: MIFKGSAVALVTPFTKDNKVDFDKLGELVEYQIANGTDAIVSCGTTGEANTMTDEEQLATIKYVVEKVNKRVPVIAGSGSNDTMHSVNLSQEAEKLGVDALLIITPYYNKANKAGLKRHFETIANSVKLPIILYNVPGRTCVNISPSLIVELAKIDNIVAVKEASGDLGQVAEIASLVPDDFAIYSGNDDTILPLLSLGGQGVISVLANVCPQETHDLVAKFFEGDIEGSRKLQLGMDALIAALFIEVNPIPVKTAMNLLGFNVGDLRLPLAEMDPANLEVLKKELVNFGLKVNA; encoded by the coding sequence ATGATATTTAAAGGTTCTGCTGTTGCTCTAGTTACACCATTTACAAAGGATAACAAAGTTGATTTTGACAAATTAGGTGAATTAGTTGAATACCAAATAGCTAATGGTACTGATGCTATAGTATCTTGTGGTACTACTGGTGAAGCTAATACTATGACTGATGAAGAACAACTTGCTACTATTAAGTATGTTGTTGAAAAAGTTAATAAAAGAGTTCCTGTTATAGCTGGAAGTGGTTCTAATGATACTATGCACTCAGTTAACTTAAGTCAAGAAGCTGAAAAATTAGGAGTAGATGCTCTATTAATAATAACACCTTATTACAATAAAGCTAATAAAGCTGGACTTAAGCGTCATTTTGAAACAATAGCTAACAGTGTTAAACTTCCAATTATACTTTACAATGTCCCTGGAAGAACTTGTGTAAATATAAGTCCTAGCCTTATAGTTGAACTTGCTAAAATTGATAACATAGTTGCTGTAAAAGAAGCTAGTGGAGACCTAGGACAGGTTGCAGAAATAGCTAGTTTAGTTCCAGATGACTTTGCTATCTACTCTGGTAATGATGATACTATACTTCCTTTATTATCTTTAGGAGGTCAAGGAGTTATATCAGTACTTGCTAATGTTTGCCCTCAAGAAACTCACGATTTGGTAGCTAAATTCTTTGAAGGCGATATTGAAGGTTCTAGAAAATTACAACTTGGTATGGATGCTCTAATCGCAGCTTTATTTATAGAAGTAAATCCTATACCAGTTAAGACTGCAATGAATTTATTGGGATTCAATGTTGGAGATTTAAGATTACCTCTAGCAGAAATGGACCCAGCAAATTTAGAAGTATTAAAGAAAGAATTAGTTAACTTTGGGCTAAAAGTTAATGCATAG
- the dapB gene encoding 4-hydroxy-tetrahydrodipicolinate reductase: MLKVIATGYDGKMGKILADTIREDNELELVCVAARGLDSYEGDLKIYEDMSTIVEEADVVIDFSHHSNLDNILSYVLKTKTPLVIATTGYNDDEMNKIREAAKVIPVFQSYNMSLGVNVLVKLVKDAAKLLEGFDIEIIEKHHNRKVDAPSGTAVMIANAIKEVLPNVENNYGRYGRSAKRQPNEVGIHAIRGGNIVGEHDALFAGDNEVLTISHQAQSRGIFASGSIAAAKYLVKQKPGFYNMDSMLG, from the coding sequence ATGTTAAAAGTTATAGCAACTGGTTATGATGGAAAAATGGGTAAGATTTTAGCCGATACTATAAGAGAAGATAATGAATTAGAATTGGTTTGTGTTGCAGCTAGAGGTCTGGATAGCTATGAAGGCGACCTTAAAATTTATGAAGATATGAGTACTATAGTTGAGGAAGCTGATGTAGTTATAGATTTTTCTCATCACTCTAATTTAGATAATATCTTATCTTACGTTTTAAAGACTAAAACACCTTTAGTAATTGCTACTACTGGATATAATGATGACGAAATGAACAAAATACGTGAAGCGGCTAAAGTTATTCCTGTATTCCAATCATATAATATGTCTCTTGGTGTAAATGTATTAGTAAAATTGGTTAAAGATGCAGCTAAATTACTAGAAGGATTTGATATAGAAATAATAGAAAAACATCACAACAGAAAAGTAGATGCCCCAAGTGGCACAGCTGTTATGATTGCTAACGCTATAAAAGAGGTTTTGCCAAACGTTGAAAATAATTATGGTAGATATGGTCGTAGTGCAAAAAGACAACCAAATGAAGTTGGTATTCATGCTATAAGAGGTGGAAATATTGTTGGCGAACATGATGCTCTATTTGCTGGAGACAATGAGGTTCTTACAATAAGCCATCAAGCTCAATCTCGTGGTATCTTTGCAAGTGGTTCTATAGCTGCTGCCAAATACTTAGTTAAGCAAAAACCAGGATTTTATAATATGGACAGCATGTTGGGATAA
- the dapD gene encoding 2,3,4,5-tetrahydropyridine-2,6-dicarboxylate N-acetyltransferase, producing MVNLNDAYEIARYIKEVKKKTPVKVYVNTNSLHFQSTDKFKVFGNNGSYIFVGDYDDIMEVLDKHGNDITDTHVEYDRRNSAIPLKNTLSEHARIEPGAIIRDMVTIEKNAVVMMGAVINIGAVIGEGSMVDMNAVIGARGTLGKNVHLGAGAVVAGVLEPPSATPVIVEDDVLIGANAVILEGVRIGKGAVVAAGAVVTTDVEAGAVVAGSPAKVIKMKDEKTADKTKLMEDLRNLD from the coding sequence ATGGTAAATTTAAACGATGCTTATGAAATAGCAAGGTATATAAAAGAAGTTAAAAAGAAAACACCTGTTAAGGTATATGTAAATACTAACTCTTTACACTTCCAATCAACTGATAAATTTAAGGTATTTGGAAATAATGGTTCTTATATATTTGTAGGTGACTATGATGATATAATGGAAGTATTAGATAAACATGGAAATGATATAACAGATACTCATGTAGAATATGATAGAAGAAATTCTGCTATTCCTCTAAAAAATACTTTAAGTGAACATGCAAGAATTGAGCCAGGTGCAATAATAAGAGACATGGTTACTATAGAAAAAAATGCTGTTGTAATGATGGGAGCTGTTATAAATATAGGAGCTGTTATTGGTGAAGGTTCTATGGTAGATATGAATGCTGTTATTGGAGCTAGAGGAACTCTTGGTAAAAATGTTCACTTAGGTGCTGGTGCTGTTGTTGCTGGTGTTTTAGAGCCACCTTCTGCTACTCCTGTTATAGTTGAAGATGATGTTTTAATAGGAGCTAATGCAGTTATTCTTGAAGGTGTTAGAATCGGTAAAGGTGCTGTTGTTGCAGCTGGTGCTGTTGTAACTACTGATGTAGAAGCTGGTGCTGTTGTTGCTGGTTCTCCTGCTAAAGTTATAAAAATGAAAGATGAAAAAACGGCTGACAAAACTAAGCTTATGGAAGACCTTAGAAATTTAGACTAA
- a CDS encoding SPFH domain-containing protein — protein sequence MLKEEKTYQEKDAKVFNGVAALIMILLFLVVSIGIMVFGIVKLDSGFTGIGSLMLILGLVFIVVDFILFFGLRMINPKEAIVLVLFGNYYGTIKKEGYYWVNPFCSAINPAVSRINVSKSSSDEKVDISTNSRGKKVSLKTMTLNNEKQKVNDLLGNPIIIGVVVIWKVIDATKAVFNVDNYNTFLSIQCDSTIRNVSRLYPYDVSEDGDEKSLRGSSQEIADRLKDELQSRVDIAGIEVCEVRITHLSYAPEIAAAMLQRQQAEAIIAARKKIVEGAVSMVEMALTNLSENNVVTLDEERKAAMVSNLLVVLCGNKDAQPVVNSSSIY from the coding sequence ATGTTAAAAGAAGAAAAAACTTATCAAGAGAAAGACGCAAAAGTATTCAATGGAGTGGCAGCTTTGATAATGATTTTATTATTTTTAGTAGTTTCAATAGGTATCATGGTTTTTGGGATAGTAAAACTTGATAGTGGATTTACTGGAATAGGTTCACTTATGTTAATTTTGGGACTTGTATTTATAGTAGTAGATTTTATCCTATTTTTTGGGCTAAGAATGATTAATCCTAAAGAAGCTATAGTTCTAGTTTTGTTTGGTAACTATTATGGAACTATAAAAAAAGAAGGGTACTATTGGGTGAATCCATTTTGTTCAGCAATAAACCCAGCAGTATCAAGAATTAATGTATCGAAATCTTCATCTGATGAAAAGGTAGATATATCAACTAATTCAAGGGGCAAAAAAGTATCTTTAAAAACAATGACTCTTAATAATGAAAAGCAGAAAGTCAATGATTTATTGGGAAATCCAATTATAATAGGAGTGGTTGTAATTTGGAAGGTTATAGATGCAACAAAGGCAGTATTTAATGTGGATAATTATAATACATTCTTATCTATTCAGTGTGATTCTACTATTCGCAATGTTTCAAGACTTTATCCATATGATGTATCTGAAGATGGAGATGAAAAATCTCTTCGTGGTAGTAGTCAGGAAATAGCAGATAGATTAAAAGATGAATTACAATCAAGGGTTGACATTGCAGGAATTGAAGTGTGTGAAGTGAGAATTACTCATCTTTCTTATGCACCAGAGATTGCAGCAGCAATGTTACAACGTCAACAAGCAGAGGCTATAATAGCAGCACGTAAAAAGATTGTTGAGGGGGCTGTAAGTATGGTAGAGATGGCATTGACTAATTTAAGTGAAAATAATGTTGTGACTTTGGACGAAGAACGTAAAGCAGCTATGGTAAGTAATCTGTTAGTTGTGCTTTGTGGCAATAAAGATGCACAACCAGTAGTAAACAGCAGTTCTATTTATTAA
- the dapB gene encoding 4-hydroxy-tetrahydrodipicolinate reductase produces MLKVIISGYNGTMGRVLAECVKKDNELELVCGVARSADEKGHHSDTKLYKTMTDVTEKTDVIIDFSHHETLEPILSYALKNNTPVVLATTGYDENDLNKIEEASKNIPILLSSNTSLGVNILIKLVKDASKMLEGFDIEIIEKHHNRKEDAPSGTATMIANAIREVLPESENTHGRYGRDCKRKPNEIGIHSIRGGNIISDHDVIFAGDNEVLTLSHHSQSDEVFANGSIVAAKFLIGKQSGLYKMSDILG; encoded by the coding sequence ATGTTGAAAGTTATAATTAGTGGCTATAATGGAACAATGGGAAGAGTTTTAGCAGAATGTGTAAAAAAAGATAATGAATTAGAGTTGGTTTGTGGTGTAGCTAGGTCTGCTGATGAAAAAGGTCATCATAGTGATACAAAGCTTTACAAAACAATGACTGATGTAACTGAAAAAACTGATGTCATAATAGACTTTTCACATCATGAGACTTTAGAGCCAATATTGTCATATGCTCTAAAAAATAATACACCTGTAGTATTAGCTACTACTGGATATGACGAAAATGACTTAAATAAAATAGAAGAAGCATCAAAAAACATTCCTATATTATTATCATCAAATACATCTCTTGGAGTAAATATATTAATAAAATTAGTTAAGGATGCTTCAAAGATGTTAGAAGGTTTTGATATTGAAATCATAGAAAAACATCACAATAGAAAAGAAGATGCCCCTAGTGGAACTGCTACTATGATAGCTAATGCAATTAGAGAAGTCTTGCCTGAAAGTGAAAATACACATGGTAGATATGGTAGAGATTGTAAAAGAAAACCAAATGAAATTGGAATACACTCTATAAGAGGTGGCAATATAATCAGCGACCATGATGTTATATTTGCAGGTGATAATGAAGTTCTTACATTAAGCCATCATTCTCAATCTGATGAAGTATTTGCAAACGGTTCTATAGTTGCAGCTAAATTTTTAATTGGTAAGCAATCTGGACTTTATAAAATGTCAGATATACTAGGATAA
- the bclA2 gene encoding collagen-like exosporium glycoprotein BclA2 — translation MSDISGPSLYQDVGPTGPTGATGPTGPTGPRGATGATGANGITGPTGNTGATGANGITGPTGNMGATGPNGTTGSTGPTGNTGATGANGITGPTGNTGATGANGITGPTGNKGATGANGITGSTGPTGNTGATGANGITGPTGNTGATGATGPTGLTGATGATGANGITGPTGNTGATGANGVTGATGPTGNTGATGPTGSIGATGATGTTGATGPIGATGPTGADGEVGPTGAVGATGPDGLVGPTGPTGPTGATGANGLVGPTGPTGATGANGLVGPTGATGATGVAGAIGPTGAVGATGPTGADGAVGPTGATGATGVNGATGPTGAVGATGANGVAGPIGPTGPTGANGVAGATGATGATGANGATGPTGAVGATGANGVAGAIGPTGPTGANGATGATGATGATGANGATGPTGATGATGVLAANNAQFTVSSSSLVNNTLVTFNSSFINGTNITFPTSSTINLAVGGIYNVSFGIRATLSLAGFMSITTNFNGVAQNNFIAKAVNTLTSSDVSVSLSFLVDARAAAVTLSFTFGSGTTGTSAAGYVSVYRIQ, via the coding sequence ATGAGTGATATTTCAGGTCCAAGTTTATATCAAGATGTAGGTCCAACAGGGCCAACAGGTGCTACTGGTCCAACAGGACCGACGGGGCCTAGAGGTGCAACCGGAGCGACCGGAGCAAATGGAATAACAGGACCAACAGGAAATACGGGAGCAACTGGAGCGAATGGAATAACGGGTCCAACAGGAAATATGGGAGCGACTGGACCAAATGGAACAACAGGTTCTACAGGACCAACAGGAAATACAGGAGCGACTGGAGCGAATGGAATAACAGGTCCGACAGGGAATACAGGAGCAACCGGAGCAAATGGAATAACAGGACCAACAGGAAACAAAGGAGCAACCGGAGCAAATGGAATAACAGGCTCTACAGGACCAACAGGAAATACAGGAGCGACTGGAGCAAATGGAATAACAGGACCAACAGGGAATACAGGAGCAACAGGAGCAACAGGTCCAACCGGACTAACTGGAGCAACCGGAGCAACCGGAGCAAATGGAATAACAGGTCCAACAGGAAATACAGGAGCAACCGGAGCAAATGGAGTAACAGGTGCTACAGGCCCAACAGGAAATACAGGAGCAACAGGTCCAACAGGAAGTATAGGAGCGACTGGAGCAACAGGAACAACTGGGGCAACAGGCCCAATAGGAGCAACAGGTCCAACAGGAGCAGATGGAGAGGTAGGTCCAACAGGAGCAGTAGGAGCAACAGGTCCAGATGGCTTGGTAGGTCCAACAGGCCCAACAGGCCCAACGGGAGCAACCGGAGCAAATGGTTTGGTAGGCCCAACAGGCCCAACGGGAGCAACCGGAGCAAATGGTTTGGTAGGTCCAACAGGAGCGACAGGAGCAACAGGAGTAGCTGGGGCAATAGGTCCAACCGGAGCAGTAGGAGCAACAGGCCCAACGGGAGCAGATGGAGCAGTAGGTCCAACAGGAGCGACAGGAGCAACAGGTGTAAATGGAGCAACAGGCCCAACGGGAGCAGTAGGAGCAACCGGAGCGAATGGAGTAGCAGGTCCAATAGGTCCAACCGGTCCAACCGGAGCAAATGGAGTAGCAGGAGCAACAGGAGCGACAGGAGCAACAGGTGCAAATGGAGCAACAGGCCCAACCGGAGCAGTAGGAGCAACGGGAGCAAATGGAGTAGCAGGAGCGATAGGACCAACAGGCCCAACCGGAGCAAATGGAGCGACAGGAGCAACAGGGGCGACCGGAGCAACCGGAGCAAATGGAGCAACAGGTCCAACAGGGGCGACAGGAGCAACAGGAGTGTTAGCAGCAAACAATGCACAATTTACAGTGTCCTCTTCAAGTTTAGTGAATAATACATTAGTGACATTTAATTCATCATTTATAAATGGAACTAATATAACTTTTCCAACAAGTAGTACTATAAATCTTGCAGTTGGAGGGATATACAATGTATCTTTCGGTATACGTGCCACACTTTCACTTGCAGGATTTATGTCAATTACTACTAACTTTAATGGAGTAGCTCAAAATAACTTTATTGCAAAAGCAGTAAATACACTTACTTCATCAGATGTAAGTGTAAGTTTAAGCTTTTTAGTTGATGCTAGAGCAGCAGCTGTTACTTTAAGTTTTACATTTGGTTCAGGCACGACAGGTACTTCTGCAGCTGGATATGTATCAGTTTATAGAATACAATAG
- the hpt gene encoding hypoxanthine phosphoribosyltransferase, whose protein sequence is MDIETKKWEVLYSEEKIKDKLRELGAIIEKDYKDKNLMVVSLLKGSFIFCADLVRNINLPLRVNFMTTSSYGNNEESTGKVKVVSDVTTDIAGYDVLVVDDITDSALTMDFVLKHLKAKNPASLKCCVLLDKPSRRKVDLVPDYCGFEIEDKFVVGYGFDFGDYYRNVPYIFNVTDEDR, encoded by the coding sequence ATGGATATAGAAACAAAAAAATGGGAAGTATTGTATTCAGAAGAAAAAATTAAAGATAAATTAAGGGAATTAGGAGCAATTATAGAAAAAGATTATAAAGATAAAAATCTTATGGTAGTTTCTCTATTAAAAGGTAGCTTTATATTTTGTGCAGACTTAGTTAGAAATATAAACTTACCACTTAGAGTTAATTTTATGACTACATCTAGTTATGGAAACAATGAAGAAAGTACTGGAAAGGTTAAAGTAGTTTCAGATGTGACTACTGATATAGCAGGATATGATGTTTTGGTTGTAGACGATATTACTGATTCTGCACTTACTATGGATTTTGTGTTAAAACATTTAAAAGCTAAAAATCCTGCTAGTTTAAAATGCTGTGTTCTTTTGGATAAACCAAGCAGAAGAAAAGTCGATTTAGTGCCAGATTATTGTGGATTTGAAATAGAAGATAAGTTTGTGGTTGGATATGGGTTTGATTTTGGTGATTATTATAGAAATGTTCCTTATATATTCAATGTTACTGATGAAGATAGATAA
- a CDS encoding serine dehydratase subunit alpha family protein, translating to MRDIRKELVEMLKAEVKPAVGCTEPVALALACAKAKELLGEEIVENRMLVSPSIYKNGMCVGIPGTERLGLKIAAALGIVGGHSENGLSVLETLTKEEVKIAEDYMDNTPLSITPADTREKVFIEVVLKGKNHIAKVRIRTKHDNFTFLEKDGEVLLDNEPKVSASNDVAEKAESLMDTVTIQELIKNVEGIDFKDIEFLLDGVKMNEEMAEYGLKQKTGIGVGYGIKKSIEEGLLGNDVINYAMMLTAGASDARMAGVKMPVMSSNGSGNHGLTAILPIVAYNKKFPQSDERLAKALAISHLVTGYIKNYTGRLSAVCGCGVAASTGATAGISWLMNGTEKQIEGAIENMIADLSGMICDGAKAGCALKLSSAASAAIQSAIIAKQDCFVPPLNGIVGSSVEQSIQNLGRVSDKGMSITDEIILNVMNDMNKVD from the coding sequence ATGAGAGATATAAGAAAAGAATTAGTGGAAATGTTAAAGGCAGAAGTTAAACCAGCAGTAGGGTGTACTGAACCAGTAGCCTTAGCTCTAGCATGTGCAAAGGCAAAGGAATTATTAGGAGAAGAAATAGTTGAAAATCGTATGTTAGTTAGTCCTAGTATCTATAAAAATGGTATGTGCGTAGGTATACCAGGTACTGAAAGATTAGGATTAAAAATTGCAGCAGCTCTAGGTATAGTAGGTGGACATTCTGAAAATGGATTAAGTGTGTTAGAAACTCTAACAAAAGAGGAAGTTAAAATAGCTGAGGATTATATGGATAATACTCCACTATCAATAACACCTGCTGATACAAGAGAGAAAGTATTTATAGAAGTTGTGTTAAAAGGAAAAAATCATATTGCTAAAGTGAGAATAAGAACTAAACATGATAATTTTACGTTCTTAGAAAAAGATGGAGAAGTATTATTAGACAATGAACCAAAAGTATCAGCTTCAAATGATGTGGCAGAAAAAGCTGAAAGTTTAATGGATACAGTAACTATACAAGAATTAATAAAAAATGTAGAAGGAATTGATTTTAAAGATATAGAATTTTTACTAGATGGAGTAAAAATGAATGAAGAGATGGCTGAATATGGATTAAAACAAAAAACTGGTATTGGTGTCGGATATGGAATTAAAAAGTCTATAGAAGAAGGTCTTTTAGGTAATGATGTTATAAATTATGCAATGATGTTAACTGCTGGAGCTTCGGATGCAAGAATGGCAGGGGTAAAAATGCCTGTTATGAGTTCAAATGGAAGTGGAAATCATGGATTAACAGCAATTCTTCCAATCGTTGCTTATAATAAAAAATTCCCACAATCTGATGAAAGACTAGCAAAAGCTTTAGCTATATCTCATCTAGTAACTGGTTATATTAAGAACTATACAGGAAGATTATCTGCTGTATGTGGATGTGGTGTTGCTGCTTCTACTGGAGCAACTGCTGGTATCTCTTGGCTTATGAATGGTACTGAAAAGCAAATAGAAGGAGCTATAGAAAATATGATAGCTGACTTAAGTGGAATGATATGTGACGGTGCGAAAGCTGGTTGTGCATTAAAATTATCTTCTGCAGCATCTGCAGCTATACAAAGTGCTATAATAGCTAAGCAAGATTGTTTTGTACCACCACTAAATGGTATAGTTGGTTCAAGTGTTGAGCAAAGTATACAAAACTTAGGTAGAGTAAGTGACAAAGGTATGTCTATAACAGATGAGATAATCTTAAATGTAATGAATGATATGAATAAAGTTGACTAG